The following are encoded in a window of Cupriavidus oxalaticus genomic DNA:
- the queA gene encoding tRNA preQ1(34) S-adenosylmethionine ribosyltransferase-isomerase QueA — protein MLTLSDFDFPLPPELIAQSALPDRSASRLLVVERVAPADTADAVRLVDRAFSDIVDYLRPEDLLVFNDTRVIKARFFGHKPSGGKVEVLVERVLDSHTVLAQVRASKTPAEGSALHLAEDAFAVTVGPRVDQFFTLRFPEPALDLIERYGRLPLPPYITHDPDAYDETRYQTVYARNPGAVAAPTAGLHFDDALFARLDAAGVRRAFLTLHVGAGTFQPVRTENLAEHKMHSEWYAVSEELAQAVRETRARGGRVIAVGTTSLRALESAAQPDGTLAAGSGDTDIFITPGYRFRLVDALITNFHLPRSTLLMLVSALAGVEAIRATYRHAVEQRYRFFSYGDAMLLTRRNGADTADTADTAA, from the coding sequence ATGTTGACGCTTTCCGATTTCGATTTTCCGCTGCCGCCAGAACTGATCGCCCAGAGCGCGCTGCCCGACCGCAGCGCCAGCCGGCTGCTGGTGGTGGAACGGGTCGCACCCGCCGATACCGCCGATGCGGTGCGCCTGGTCGACCGCGCCTTCAGCGACATCGTCGACTACCTGCGGCCCGAAGACCTGCTGGTCTTCAACGACACGCGCGTGATCAAGGCGCGCTTCTTCGGCCACAAGCCCAGCGGCGGCAAGGTCGAGGTGCTGGTCGAGCGCGTGCTGGACTCGCATACCGTGCTGGCGCAGGTGCGCGCCTCGAAAACGCCCGCCGAAGGCAGCGCGCTGCACCTGGCCGAAGACGCCTTCGCGGTGACGGTCGGCCCGCGCGTGGACCAGTTCTTCACGCTGCGCTTCCCCGAGCCGGCACTCGACCTGATCGAGCGCTACGGCCGCCTGCCGCTGCCGCCGTACATCACGCACGATCCCGACGCCTACGACGAGACCCGCTACCAGACGGTCTACGCGCGCAATCCGGGCGCCGTGGCCGCGCCCACCGCGGGCCTGCACTTCGACGACGCGCTGTTCGCCCGGCTGGATGCCGCCGGCGTGCGCCGCGCCTTCCTGACGCTGCACGTGGGTGCCGGCACCTTCCAGCCGGTGCGCACCGAAAACCTGGCCGAGCACAAGATGCACTCGGAGTGGTATGCCGTCTCCGAGGAACTGGCCCAGGCCGTGCGCGAGACCCGCGCCCGCGGCGGCCGCGTGATCGCGGTCGGCACCACCTCTCTGCGCGCGCTGGAATCGGCCGCACAGCCTGACGGCACGCTGGCAGCCGGCAGCGGCGACACCGATATCTTCATCACCCCGGGCTACCGTTTCCGGCTGGTCGATGCCCTGATCACCAACTTCCACCTGCCCAGGTCGACGCTGCTGATGCTGGTGTCGGCGCTGGCCGGCGTGGAAGCCATCCGCGCCACCTACCGCCATGCGGTCGAGCAGCGCTACCGCTTCTTCAGCTATGGCGACGCCATGCTGCTGACCCGCCGGAACGGTGCCGATACCGCCGATACCGCTGACACCGCGGCCTGA
- a CDS encoding PilT/PilU family type 4a pilus ATPase produces the protein MLDRESAAKYINDLLELMVSNRGSDLFITADFPPAIKVDGKITPVSQQPLNPTQALGLVRSVMNERQVQDFDTSRECNFAITAPKAGRFRVSAFIQQGKAGMVVRTINTRIPSVADLDLPPTLHDIVMSKRGLVIVTGATGSGKSTTLAAMLDHRNAHSYGHIITIEDPIEYVHAHQNCVVTQREVGIDTESWHVALKNTLRQAPDVILIGEIRDRETMEYAMQYAETGHLCLATLHANNANQAIDRVVNFFPEEKRQQLLIDLSLNLKAMVSQRLLPRAGRKGRVPAVEIMIGTPLVADLIFKGEIHELKEVIKKSREQGMISFDQALFDLYEEGKITYEDALRNADSLNDLRLMIKLHSARARDADLGAGTEHLNVI, from the coding sequence ATGCTCGATCGCGAATCCGCCGCCAAGTACATCAACGACCTGCTGGAGCTGATGGTCAGCAACCGCGGCTCGGACCTGTTCATCACCGCCGACTTCCCGCCCGCGATCAAGGTGGACGGCAAGATCACGCCGGTGTCGCAGCAGCCGCTGAACCCGACCCAGGCGCTGGGCCTGGTGCGCTCGGTAATGAACGAGCGCCAGGTGCAGGACTTCGACACCAGCCGCGAATGCAACTTCGCCATCACCGCGCCCAAGGCCGGGCGCTTCCGCGTGTCGGCGTTTATCCAGCAGGGCAAGGCCGGCATGGTGGTGCGGACCATCAATACGCGGATTCCGTCGGTGGCGGACCTGGACCTGCCTCCGACGCTGCACGACATCGTGATGTCCAAGCGCGGGCTGGTGATCGTGACCGGCGCGACCGGCTCGGGCAAGTCGACCACGCTGGCGGCGATGCTCGACCACCGCAACGCGCATTCCTACGGCCACATCATCACCATCGAGGATCCGATCGAATACGTGCATGCGCACCAGAACTGCGTCGTCACGCAGCGCGAGGTCGGCATCGATACGGAGTCGTGGCACGTGGCGCTGAAGAACACGCTGCGCCAGGCGCCCGACGTGATCCTGATCGGCGAAATCCGCGACCGCGAGACCATGGAATACGCGATGCAGTACGCCGAGACCGGCCACCTGTGCCTGGCCACGCTGCACGCCAACAACGCCAACCAGGCGATCGACCGCGTGGTCAACTTCTTCCCCGAAGAGAAGCGCCAGCAACTGCTGATCGACCTGTCGCTGAACCTGAAGGCGATGGTGTCGCAGCGCCTGCTGCCGCGCGCCGGGCGCAAGGGCCGCGTGCCGGCCGTGGAAATCATGATCGGCACGCCGCTGGTGGCCGACCTGATCTTCAAGGGCGAGATCCACGAACTGAAGGAAGTCATCAAGAAATCACGCGAGCAGGGCATGATCTCGTTCGACCAGGCGCTGTTCGACCTGTACGAGGAAGGCAAGATCACCTACGAGGACGCGCTGCGCAATGCCGACTCGCTCAATGACCTGCGCCTGATGATCAAGCTGCACAGCGCGCGCGCCAGGGACGCCGACCTGGGCGCCGGCACCGAGCACCTGAACGTGATCTAG
- the recG gene encoding ATP-dependent DNA helicase RecG → MPGTATETTDLSADAAKEAAAPARGKAGEGKGKPASSATSTAASSAAARLAKLGLRRPVDLVLHLPMRYEDETTLAPIADAIRRAGLGQPAQVEGEVISNEVTFRPRRQLVVKIADASGELTLRFLNFYGSQTKQMAEGVRLRVRGEVRGGFFGAEMVHPTVRPVVEGEALPDRLTPVYPATAGISQAYLRKAIGGALSRTPMPETLPRPVLQGPLARLHLRPLADCLGLLHAPPPEESEAALADRTHPAWQRIKFDELLAQQISLRRAHAARREKTAPTMPRREGGLLTRFLAALPFRLTGAQERVVAEIAADMARPHPMHRLLQGDVGSGKTIVAALAACQAIDAGYQAALMAPTEILAEQHFRKLSAWLEPLGVPVVWLAGSLKAREKREAAARVESGEAQLVIGTHALIQDTVRFARLGLSVVDEQHRFGVAQRLALRGKAGAADMPATNVPAPDTVPHQLMMSATPIPRTLAMTYYADLDVSVIDELPPGRTPIVTRLVNDERRDEVIARIHHAAAEGRQVYWVCPLIEESEALQLQTAVETYETLVAALPDLRVGLVHGRLPPAEKASVMGDFSANRMQVLVATTVIEVGVDVPNASLMVIEHAERFGLAQLHQLRGRVGRGSAESVCLLMYQAPLSPTARERLATMRETTDGFEIARRDLEIRGPGEFLGARQSGEAMLRFADLETDAWLVEYAQEAAELMLAQFPEAVEAHLSRWLGGREHYLKA, encoded by the coding sequence ATGCCCGGAACCGCCACCGAAACCACCGACCTGTCCGCCGATGCCGCCAAGGAGGCGGCCGCACCCGCGCGCGGCAAGGCCGGGGAGGGCAAGGGCAAGCCCGCCTCATCTGCCACCTCAACGGCCGCCTCGTCCGCGGCGGCGCGCCTCGCCAAGCTTGGCCTGCGCCGCCCGGTCGACCTGGTGCTGCACCTGCCGATGCGCTACGAGGATGAGACCACGCTGGCGCCGATCGCCGACGCGATCCGCCGCGCGGGGCTGGGCCAGCCGGCGCAGGTGGAAGGCGAAGTCATTTCCAATGAAGTCACGTTCCGCCCGCGCCGCCAGCTGGTGGTCAAGATCGCCGACGCGTCCGGCGAGCTGACGCTGCGCTTCCTCAACTTCTACGGCAGCCAGACCAAGCAGATGGCCGAGGGCGTGCGCCTGCGCGTGCGCGGCGAGGTCCGCGGCGGCTTCTTCGGCGCCGAGATGGTCCACCCGACGGTGCGCCCGGTGGTGGAGGGCGAAGCGCTGCCGGACCGCCTGACGCCGGTCTACCCGGCCACCGCCGGCATCTCGCAGGCCTACCTGCGCAAGGCCATCGGCGGCGCGCTGTCGCGCACGCCCATGCCGGAGACGCTGCCGCGCCCGGTGCTGCAGGGCCCGCTGGCGCGCCTGCACCTGCGTCCGCTGGCCGACTGCCTGGGCCTGCTGCATGCGCCGCCGCCAGAAGAAAGCGAGGCCGCCCTGGCCGACCGCACGCACCCGGCCTGGCAGCGCATCAAGTTCGACGAACTGCTGGCGCAGCAGATCTCGCTGCGGCGCGCGCACGCCGCGCGGCGCGAGAAGACCGCGCCGACCATGCCGCGCCGCGAAGGCGGCCTGCTGACGCGCTTCCTGGCGGCGCTGCCGTTCCGCCTGACCGGCGCGCAGGAACGCGTGGTGGCCGAGATCGCCGCCGACATGGCGCGCCCGCACCCGATGCACCGGCTGCTGCAGGGCGACGTGGGCAGCGGCAAGACCATCGTCGCCGCGCTGGCGGCGTGCCAGGCGATCGATGCCGGCTACCAGGCCGCGCTGATGGCGCCCACAGAAATCCTGGCCGAGCAGCACTTCCGCAAGCTGTCGGCCTGGCTGGAGCCGCTCGGCGTGCCGGTGGTCTGGCTGGCCGGCAGCCTGAAGGCGCGCGAGAAGCGCGAGGCCGCGGCACGCGTGGAGTCGGGCGAGGCGCAGCTGGTGATCGGCACCCATGCGCTGATCCAGGACACGGTGCGCTTCGCCAGGCTGGGCCTGTCGGTGGTCGACGAACAGCACCGCTTCGGCGTGGCGCAGCGGCTGGCCTTGCGCGGCAAGGCGGGTGCGGCCGATATGCCGGCGACCAATGTGCCGGCGCCCGACACCGTGCCGCACCAGCTGATGATGTCGGCCACGCCGATCCCGCGCACGCTCGCCATGACGTATTACGCGGACCTGGACGTATCCGTGATCGACGAACTGCCACCGGGCCGCACGCCCATCGTCACGCGCCTGGTCAACGACGAGCGGCGCGACGAAGTGATCGCGCGCATCCACCACGCTGCCGCAGAAGGCCGCCAGGTCTACTGGGTTTGTCCGCTGATCGAGGAAAGCGAGGCGCTGCAGCTGCAGACCGCGGTTGAGACCTATGAAACGCTGGTGGCCGCGCTGCCCGACCTGCGCGTCGGGCTGGTGCACGGCCGCCTGCCGCCTGCCGAAAAGGCCTCGGTGATGGGCGACTTCAGCGCCAACCGCATGCAGGTGCTGGTCGCCACCACCGTGATCGAGGTGGGCGTGGACGTGCCCAACGCCTCGCTGATGGTGATCGAGCACGCCGAGCGCTTCGGCCTGGCGCAATTGCACCAGCTGCGCGGCCGGGTGGGGCGGGGCAGCGCCGAATCGGTGTGCCTGCTGATGTACCAGGCGCCGCTGTCGCCGACCGCGCGCGAGCGGCTGGCGACCATGCGCGAGACCACCGACGGTTTCGAGATCGCGCGCCGCGACCTTGAAATCCGCGGCCCGGGTGAATTCCTCGGTGCGCGCCAGTCGGGCGAGGCCATGTTGCGCTTTGCCGATCTGGAGACGGACGCATGGCTGGTCGAGTACGCACAGGAGGCGGCCGAGCTGATGCTGGCGCAGTTTCCCGAGGCGGTCGAAGCACATCTGTCGCGCTGGCTGGGTGGGCGCGAGCACTACCTGAAAGCCTGA
- a CDS encoding LysR substrate-binding domain-containing protein, whose product MTLTELKYIVAVARERHFGRAAEACFVSQPTLSVAIKKLEDELNVQIFERGTSEVSVTNIGEQIVAQAQRVLEQTMAIREIAKQGKDPLAGPLRVGVIYTIGPYLLPSLVKQMIGTVPQMPLMLQENYTHKLIELLKQGEIDCAVMAEPFPDSGLTVRPLYDEPFVVAVPRGHELAEARAIDPDELKRQTMLLLGSGHCFRDHVLGVCPELSRFSQAADGIQKTFEGSSLETIRHMVASGVGITVLPRTSVPDLKAKGDMLSYVPFADPVPDRRVVLAWRKSFTRLPAMEALANAVAACDLPGVRKLDAKELAEAA is encoded by the coding sequence ATGACGCTCACCGAACTCAAGTACATCGTCGCCGTGGCGCGCGAGCGCCATTTCGGCCGGGCCGCCGAAGCCTGCTTCGTGTCGCAGCCGACACTGTCGGTCGCCATCAAGAAGCTGGAAGACGAACTCAACGTGCAGATCTTCGAGCGCGGCACCTCCGAGGTGTCGGTGACTAACATCGGCGAGCAGATCGTGGCGCAGGCCCAGCGCGTGCTGGAGCAGACCATGGCTATTCGCGAGATCGCCAAGCAGGGCAAGGACCCGCTGGCCGGGCCGCTGCGTGTGGGCGTGATCTATACCATCGGGCCATACCTGCTGCCGTCGCTGGTCAAGCAGATGATCGGTACCGTGCCGCAGATGCCGCTGATGCTGCAGGAGAACTACACGCACAAGCTGATCGAGCTGCTCAAGCAGGGCGAGATCGATTGCGCGGTCATGGCCGAGCCGTTCCCCGATTCCGGCCTGACCGTGCGTCCGCTGTACGACGAGCCCTTCGTCGTCGCCGTGCCGCGCGGGCACGAGCTCGCCGAGGCGCGCGCGATCGACCCGGACGAGCTGAAGCGGCAGACCATGCTGCTGCTGGGCAGCGGCCATTGCTTCCGTGACCATGTGCTGGGTGTGTGCCCGGAGCTGTCGCGCTTCTCGCAGGCCGCCGATGGCATCCAGAAGACGTTCGAAGGCTCGTCGCTGGAAACCATCCGCCATATGGTGGCCAGCGGCGTCGGCATCACCGTGCTGCCGCGCACCTCGGTGCCCGACCTGAAGGCCAAGGGCGACATGCTGTCGTACGTGCCGTTCGCCGATCCGGTGCCCGACCGGCGCGTGGTGCTGGCCTGGCGCAAGAGCTTCACCCGGCTGCCGGCAATGGAAGCGCTGGCCAATGCCGTTGCCGCCTGCGACTTGCCCGGCGTGCGCAAGCTCGATGCCAAGGAGCTGGCGGAAGCCGCCTGA
- a CDS encoding type IV pilus twitching motility protein PilT, with amino-acid sequence MDIAQLLAFAVKNKASDLHLSSDMPPMVRIHGDMRRINVAAMAHKDVHAMVYDIMSDTQRKLYEERLEIDFSFEIAGLSRFRVNAYNTQRGAAAVFRTIPSKVLTLEELRAPAVFADLCMKPRGLVLVTGPTGSGKSTTLAAMVDHRNENDMGHILTVEDPIEFVHNSKKSLINQRELGPHTHSFANALRSALREDPDVILVGELRDLETIRLALTAAETGHLVFGTLHTSSAAKTIDRVVDVFPPEEKDMVRTMLSESLEAVISQTLLKTRDGNGRTAAHEIMIATPAIRHLIRENKIAQMYSMMQTSSGLGMQTLDQCLSDLIKRSAISYNDARAIAKNPDAFMG; translated from the coding sequence ATGGACATCGCGCAGCTATTGGCTTTCGCCGTCAAGAACAAGGCGTCCGATCTTCATCTGTCATCGGACATGCCGCCGATGGTCCGGATCCACGGCGACATGCGCCGGATCAATGTCGCGGCGATGGCGCACAAGGATGTCCACGCCATGGTGTACGACATCATGAGCGACACCCAGCGCAAGCTCTACGAAGAACGGCTGGAAATCGACTTCTCGTTCGAGATCGCCGGCCTGTCGCGCTTCCGGGTCAATGCCTACAACACGCAGCGCGGCGCCGCCGCGGTGTTCCGTACCATTCCCTCGAAGGTCCTGACGCTGGAAGAGCTGCGCGCGCCGGCGGTGTTCGCCGACCTGTGCATGAAGCCGCGCGGGCTGGTGCTGGTGACGGGGCCGACCGGCTCGGGCAAGTCCACCACGCTGGCGGCGATGGTCGACCATCGCAATGAAAACGACATGGGTCACATCCTGACGGTGGAAGACCCGATCGAATTCGTCCACAACTCCAAGAAGAGCCTGATCAACCAGCGCGAGCTGGGGCCGCACACGCATTCGTTCGCCAACGCGCTGCGCTCGGCGCTGCGTGAAGATCCGGACGTGATCCTCGTGGGCGAATTGCGCGACCTGGAAACCATCCGCCTGGCGCTGACCGCGGCCGAAACCGGCCACCTGGTCTTCGGCACGCTGCACACCAGTTCCGCGGCCAAGACCATCGACCGTGTGGTCGACGTGTTCCCGCCGGAAGAAAAGGACATGGTGCGCACCATGCTGTCCGAATCGCTGGAAGCGGTGATCTCGCAGACGCTCTTGAAGACCCGCGACGGCAACGGCCGTACCGCCGCGCACGAGATCATGATCGCCACCCCGGCGATCCGGCACCTGATCCGCGAGAACAAGATCGCGCAGATGTACTCGATGATGCAGACCAGCAGCGGGCTGGGCATGCAGACGCTGGACCAGTGCCTGTCGGACCTGATCAAGCGCAGCGCCATCAGCTACAACGATGCGCGCGCCATCGCCAAGAACCCCGACGCGTTCATGGGCTGA
- a CDS encoding YggS family pyridoxal phosphate-dependent enzyme translates to MSVIAANLQAVNQRIAAAAQQAGRQPGDIALLAVSKTVSADRVRAAAEAGQLAFGENYVQEGVEKIAALADLRSRLQWHFIGPLQSNKTRLVAEHFDWVHAIDRLRIAERLSAQRPAGMAPLQVCIQVNISGEASKSGVAPADVPALAQAVAALPGLRLRGLMAIPEPEDDPVAQRRPFAAMRALLDGLREGGLDLDTLSMGMSGDMEAAIAEGANLVRIGTAIFGARG, encoded by the coding sequence ATGTCTGTGATTGCCGCCAACTTGCAAGCCGTGAACCAGCGCATTGCGGCGGCTGCACAACAGGCTGGCAGGCAACCCGGCGACATCGCCCTGCTGGCCGTTTCCAAGACCGTATCCGCTGACCGCGTACGCGCCGCCGCCGAGGCCGGACAGCTCGCCTTTGGCGAGAACTATGTCCAGGAAGGGGTGGAGAAAATCGCCGCGCTGGCCGATTTGCGGAGCCGGCTGCAGTGGCATTTCATCGGTCCGCTGCAAAGCAACAAGACGCGGCTGGTGGCGGAGCATTTCGACTGGGTGCATGCGATCGACCGGCTCAGGATTGCCGAGCGGCTGTCGGCGCAGCGCCCGGCGGGGATGGCGCCGCTGCAGGTTTGTATCCAGGTCAATATCAGTGGCGAGGCCAGCAAGAGCGGCGTCGCGCCGGCTGACGTGCCGGCGCTGGCCCAGGCCGTGGCCGCGCTGCCGGGCCTGCGGCTGCGGGGCCTGATGGCAATTCCCGAACCCGAGGACGATCCCGTTGCCCAGCGCCGGCCGTTTGCCGCCATGCGCGCGCTGCTGGACGGCCTTCGCGAGGGCGGCCTGGACCTCGACACGCTTTCGATGGGCATGTCGGGCGACATGGAAGCCGCCATCGCCGAGGGTGCCAACCTGGTGCGCATCGGCACCGCAATCTTTGGTGCGCGCGGCTGA
- a CDS encoding Dps family protein, with translation MAKKNEMSVNIGISDKDRKKIAEGLSKLLADTYTLYLKTHNFHWNVTGPMFNTLHLMFETQYTELALAVDSIAERIRALGYPAPGTYKEYARLSSIAEEEGVPDATEMIRKLVEGQEAVVRTARSLFPVIDAAGDEPSADLLTQRMQTHEKTAWMLRAMLA, from the coding sequence ATGGCAAAGAAGAATGAGATGAGCGTGAACATCGGTATTTCCGACAAGGACCGCAAGAAGATCGCGGAAGGCCTGTCCAAGCTGCTGGCAGACACCTACACCCTCTACCTCAAGACCCATAACTTCCACTGGAACGTGACGGGTCCCATGTTCAATACGCTGCATCTGATGTTCGAGACGCAGTACACCGAACTGGCGCTGGCCGTGGACTCGATCGCCGAGCGCATCCGCGCGCTGGGCTATCCGGCACCGGGCACCTACAAGGAATACGCCCGCCTGTCGTCGATCGCCGAAGAAGAGGGCGTGCCCGATGCGACCGAGATGATCCGCAAGCTGGTCGAAGGCCAGGAAGCCGTGGTGCGCACCGCGCGCTCGCTCTTCCCGGTGATCGATGCCGCCGGCGACGAGCCGTCCGCCGACCTGCTGACCCAGCGTATGCAGACGCATGAGAAGACCGCGTGGATGCTGCGCGCGATGCTCGCCTGA
- the ubiA gene encoding 4-hydroxybenzoate octaprenyltransferase has translation MLERLSLYARLVRIDKPIGTLLLLWPTLWAMWMAAGGPPSWGLFWIFVAGTFLMRSAGCAVNDWADRDFDKHVKRTKERPLTAGKIAAWEALAVAAVLALVAFTLVLPLNALTKWLAVVAVVVAGTYPFFKRFFAIPQAYLGIAFGFGIPMAFAAIQDQVPPVAWLMLLANVFWAVAYDTAYAMVDRDDDLLIGMKTSAITFGRFDVVAIMICYAAFLVLMAWAGMLLGLGWPYWVGLAAAAGCAGYHYTLIRDRDRMRCFAAFRHNNWLGACVFVGTALAYGVW, from the coding sequence ATGCTTGAACGCCTTTCCCTCTACGCGCGCCTGGTGCGCATCGACAAGCCGATCGGCACGCTGCTGCTGCTGTGGCCGACGTTGTGGGCCATGTGGATGGCTGCCGGCGGGCCGCCGTCGTGGGGGTTGTTCTGGATCTTCGTGGCAGGGACGTTCCTGATGCGCTCGGCTGGGTGCGCGGTCAATGACTGGGCGGATCGGGATTTTGACAAGCATGTGAAGCGGACCAAAGAGCGGCCGCTGACCGCCGGCAAGATCGCGGCCTGGGAAGCGCTTGCTGTGGCCGCGGTGCTGGCGCTGGTGGCGTTTACGCTGGTGCTGCCGCTTAATGCCTTGACCAAGTGGCTGGCGGTTGTGGCGGTGGTGGTGGCGGGGACTTATCCGTTCTTCAAGCGGTTCTTTGCGATTCCGCAGGCTTATCTGGGGATTGCATTCGGGTTTGGCATTCCGATGGCGTTTGCCGCGATCCAGGATCAGGTGCCGCCGGTGGCGTGGCTGATGTTGCTGGCCAATGTGTTTTGGGCGGTGGCTTATGACACGGCTTATGCAATGGTGGATCGGGATGATGATCTGCTGATCGGGATGAAGACTTCGGCGATTACGTTTGGTCGCTTTGATGTCGTTGCGATCATGATTTGCTATGCGGCGTTTCTGGTGTTGATGGCTTGGGCGGGGATGCTGCTCGGGTTGGGCTGGCCGTACTGGGTTGGGCTGGCCGCCGCGGCCGGCTGCGCTGGGTATCACTACACGCTTATCCGTGATCGGGATCGGATGCGGTGCTTTGCGGCCTTCCGGCATAATAATTGGCTGGGGGCCTGTGTGTTTGTGGGGACGGCTTTGGCTTATGGGGTTTGGTGA
- a CDS encoding catalase-related domain-containing protein: MSGSSKNWPTSTVKSKASVSGCSPNIAAAMQGVPEEIVRKQIEHFAKADPAYGEGVKRALDLK; the protein is encoded by the coding sequence ATGTCTGGTTCCTCGAAAAACTGGCCCACTTCGACCGTGAAGTCGAAGGCCAGCGTCAGCGGCTGTTCGCCAAATATCGCGGCGGCAATGCAGGGTGTGCCGGAAGAGATCGTGCGCAAGCAGATCGAACACTTCGCCAAGGCCGATCCGGCCTACGGCGAGGGCGTGAAGCGTGCGCTTGACCTGAAGTAA
- the proC gene encoding pyrroline-5-carboxylate reductase, whose amino-acid sequence MLDTLTFGFLGGGNMASALIGGLIARGVPAGSIRVVDPFPEAQQRLARDLGVHAAGAPDAAFGASDVLVLAVKPQQFREAAAQLLPHLPAGDGNLVISVAAGIRLQDMQRWLGGRNRVVRAMPNTPALAGMGMTGLAAVAGLSPADRDVASAVAQAVGKCVWVENDAQIDAVTAISGSGPAYVFYFIEAMQRAATELGLSAEQGRELAVETFRGSAALARESTEAVSTLRERVTSKGGTTYAALTAMDASGIGDAFVRAMHAAAARGAEMGEEFGRD is encoded by the coding sequence ATGCTCGATACCCTCACCTTCGGTTTTCTCGGCGGCGGCAATATGGCTTCCGCGCTGATCGGCGGCCTGATCGCCCGCGGCGTTCCCGCCGGTTCGATTCGCGTGGTCGATCCTTTCCCTGAGGCGCAGCAGCGCCTGGCGCGGGATCTCGGCGTCCATGCCGCGGGGGCGCCGGATGCGGCGTTCGGGGCCAGTGACGTGCTGGTGCTGGCGGTCAAGCCGCAGCAGTTCCGCGAGGCTGCAGCGCAATTGCTGCCGCACCTGCCGGCTGGCGACGGCAACCTGGTGATCAGCGTGGCGGCCGGTATCCGGTTGCAGGACATGCAGCGGTGGCTGGGTGGACGCAATCGTGTGGTGCGGGCGATGCCGAATACGCCGGCACTGGCGGGAATGGGGATGACTGGCCTGGCGGCGGTGGCAGGCTTGTCGCCGGCTGACCGCGATGTTGCCAGCGCCGTGGCGCAGGCTGTGGGCAAGTGTGTGTGGGTCGAGAACGATGCGCAGATCGATGCGGTTACTGCCATCTCTGGCAGCGGGCCGGCTTATGTTTTTTATTTCATCGAGGCGATGCAGCGGGCGGCGACTGAGCTGGGGTTGAGTGCCGAGCAAGGGCGTGAGTTGGCGGTGGAGACGTTCCGTGGGTCGGCGGCGTTGGCTCGGGAGTCGACTGAGGCGGTTTCTACGCTGCGTGAACGGGTTACTTCAAAGGGCGGTACTACCTATGCTGCGCTGACGGCTATGGATGCGTCCGGGATTGGGGATGCGTTTGTGCGGGCGATGCATGCTGCTGCGGCGCGGGGGGCGGAGATGGGGGAGGAATTCGGCAGGGATTGA